In a genomic window of Thermodesulfobacteriota bacterium:
- a CDS encoding OsmC family protein gives MKRKASAVWKGDLKSGKGAISTDSGVLSNTQYSFSTRFEDGAGTNPEELIAAAHAGCFSMALSAQLGNAGIVAESINTAATLTMEKLEAGWTVTGIHLDVTAKIPGADRTAFETAAKNAKEGCPISRLLNAKITMDAKLQS, from the coding sequence ATGAAACGAAAAGCCTCGGCAGTCTGGAAAGGCGATCTTAAAAGCGGTAAGGGAGCGATCTCGACCGATAGCGGTGTTTTATCGAATACTCAATATTCCTTCAGCACGCGCTTTGAAGATGGAGCCGGTACAAATCCGGAAGAACTAATAGCGGCAGCCCATGCCGGTTGTTTCTCAATGGCGCTCTCCGCACAACTTGGCAACGCCGGCATAGTTGCCGAAAGCATAAATACCGCTGCCACGCTTACAATGGAAAAGCTGGAAGCTGGCTGGACCGTGACTGGAATTCATCTTGACGTGACCGCCAAGATTCCGGGGGCAGATCGGACGGCCTTTGAAACGGCGGCCAAAAACGCAAAAGAGGGATGTCCGATTTCCCGCCTTTTAAATGCCAAGATTACGATGGATGCAAAATTGCAAAGCTAA